A stretch of the Sulfurimonas sp. HSL3-1 genome encodes the following:
- the hisS gene encoding histidine--tRNA ligase: protein MIRSLRGMNDILPPDNVRFEYFLETATAIARRYGFSYVETPLLEETTLFKRSVGESSDIVGKEMYQFIDKGENDVCLRPEGTAGVVRAFVQNKLDRAGGIHRYFYHGPMFRYERPQKGRLREFHQFGCESFGVDSVYEDVTIITMIADILTALGISFRLKINSLGDQHCMPQYREMLVGFLDKHEEHICEDCARRKATNPIRVLDCKNDKCQILYQEAPKLMDNLCEACESDFATLKQLLDEGGIAYEVDTHLVRGLDYYSKTAFEFVSDEIGAQSAVAGGGRYDRLVEFLDGRATPAVGFAIGIERLLELIKMPEALRHGYYMGAMDAESLPQIMQLARDKRTGDTVVVEYAPKGLKAHLKGADRINARYCVVIGENERNEGKVWIKDLETKTESVIPADQL from the coding sequence ATGATTCGTTCCCTGCGTGGTATGAATGACATACTGCCGCCGGACAACGTGCGGTTTGAATACTTTTTGGAAACGGCCACGGCCATCGCCAGGCGTTACGGCTTCAGCTACGTCGAAACGCCGCTGCTCGAGGAGACGACGCTGTTCAAACGCTCCGTCGGCGAGTCCAGCGACATTGTCGGCAAGGAGATGTACCAGTTCATCGACAAGGGCGAGAACGACGTCTGTCTCCGCCCCGAAGGGACCGCCGGCGTCGTGCGCGCTTTCGTGCAGAACAAGCTTGACCGCGCCGGGGGGATCCACCGCTATTTCTACCACGGGCCGATGTTCCGCTACGAACGCCCGCAGAAGGGGCGCCTGCGCGAATTCCACCAGTTCGGCTGCGAAAGCTTCGGCGTTGATTCCGTCTACGAGGACGTCACGATCATCACGATGATCGCCGACATTCTCACGGCCCTTGGGATCTCTTTCCGTCTCAAGATCAACTCCCTCGGCGACCAGCACTGTATGCCGCAGTACCGCGAGATGCTCGTCGGTTTCCTCGACAAGCACGAAGAGCATATCTGCGAGGATTGTGCCCGCCGCAAAGCGACCAACCCCATCCGCGTGCTCGACTGTAAGAACGACAAGTGCCAGATCCTCTACCAAGAGGCTCCGAAACTGATGGACAACCTCTGCGAAGCGTGCGAGAGCGACTTTGCGACGCTGAAACAGCTGCTCGACGAGGGCGGGATCGCCTACGAGGTCGACACCCACCTGGTGCGCGGACTGGACTACTACTCCAAGACGGCGTTCGAGTTCGTCAGCGACGAGATCGGTGCCCAGAGCGCCGTGGCCGGCGGGGGGCGCTACGACCGCCTCGTCGAGTTCCTGGACGGCCGCGCTACCCCGGCCGTCGGTTTCGCCATCGGGATCGAACGTCTGCTGGAGCTGATCAAAATGCCCGAAGCGCTCCGTCACGGCTACTACATGGGGGCGATGGACGCCGAGTCCCTGCCCCAGATCATGCAGCTCGCCCGTGACAAACGCACCGGTGACACCGTCGTCGTCGAATACGCGCCCAAAGGCCTCAAGGCCCACCTCAAAGGGGCCGACCGCATCAACGCACGCTATTGCGTCGTGATCGGCGAAAACGAACGCAACGAAGGGAAGGTCTGGATCAAAGACCTCGAAACCAAAACCGAATCGGTTATTCCGGCCGATCAACTCTAA
- a CDS encoding PAS domain-containing protein yields the protein MIKRPKPIDEEVLFDGRSLISETDLKGVITFVNRKFVEMTGYSKEEALGEPHSILRHPDMPKAAFEGMWKLIKEGKTWEGYVKNLRKDGKYYWVVVTIVPKKDEAGNIIGYIASRKMPDRDKLKTVIKQYQDLIAKEK from the coding sequence ATGATCAAACGACCGAAACCTATCGATGAAGAAGTTCTTTTCGACGGCAGAAGCCTGATCTCCGAAACCGACCTGAAAGGGGTCATTACCTTCGTCAACCGCAAATTCGTGGAGATGACGGGCTACTCCAAAGAGGAAGCCCTGGGAGAGCCCCACAGCATTCTGCGCCATCCCGACATGCCCAAAGCGGCGTTTGAGGGGATGTGGAAACTGATCAAAGAGGGAAAGACCTGGGAAGGGTACGTCAAAAACCTCCGCAAGGACGGAAAATACTACTGGGTCGTCGTCACGATCGTGCCGAAAAAAGATGAAGCGGGCAATATCATCGGCTATATCGCTTCGCGTAAGATGCCGGACCGTGACAAGCTCAAAACCGTCATCAAGCAGTACCAGGACCTCATCGCCAAAGAAAAATAG
- a CDS encoding thioredoxin family protein produces MKKLLSLLMLTAVLMAGQGIQWETDYDAALAKAKTLDRPIFFVFSRHSCKWCRHLEETTFQNAEVIARLNGEFVNVVAYTDDGDFVPGALWSPGTPALWFLDSRGETMFPAIPGAVGAADFLHATDIVLEEYKARRAQRGTP; encoded by the coding sequence ATGAAAAAGCTCCTTTCCCTCCTGATGCTGACAGCCGTGTTGATGGCAGGACAGGGCATCCAGTGGGAAACGGATTATGATGCCGCCCTCGCGAAGGCGAAGACGCTGGACAGACCGATCTTCTTCGTTTTCTCCCGCCACAGCTGCAAATGGTGCCGCCATCTGGAAGAGACGACGTTTCAAAATGCCGAGGTAATCGCACGCCTCAACGGGGAGTTCGTCAACGTTGTCGCGTATACGGATGACGGCGATTTTGTCCCCGGAGCGCTCTGGAGCCCCGGGACACCGGCCCTCTGGTTCCTCGACAGTCGCGGCGAAACGATGTTCCCGGCGATCCCGGGCGCCGTCGGCGCCGCCGATTTTCTGCACGCGACGGACATCGTCTTGGAGGAGTACAAGGCGCGCCGCGCACAGAGGGGGACGCCATGA
- a CDS encoding UbiX family flavin prenyltransferase: MKIIIAISGASGASLGLKTLRALPDHVQKHLIVSENAKTVFRHEQDVTLHDEDDIAAPLASGSFGADAMLIIPCSMNTLAKVAVGIADNLTTRAASVMIKEHKTLLLAPREMPFSAIALENMHKLATLGVFIAPPVLAYYSQQESLDAMENFMIGKWFDLIGIENDLYRRWGSDD; the protein is encoded by the coding sequence ATGAAGATCATCATAGCCATCAGCGGTGCAAGCGGAGCCTCCCTGGGACTCAAAACCCTCCGGGCCCTGCCGGATCATGTCCAGAAGCACCTCATTGTCTCCGAAAACGCCAAGACGGTTTTCCGCCACGAGCAGGATGTCACGCTGCACGACGAGGACGACATCGCCGCGCCGCTGGCCTCCGGCTCCTTCGGCGCGGATGCGATGCTGATCATCCCCTGCAGTATGAACACGCTGGCCAAGGTGGCCGTCGGCATCGCGGACAACCTGACCACACGGGCGGCGAGCGTGATGATCAAGGAGCATAAGACCCTGCTGCTCGCACCCCGGGAGATGCCCTTTTCGGCCATTGCCCTGGAAAACATGCACAAACTGGCAACCCTGGGTGTCTTTATCGCCCCGCCGGTCCTGGCATATTATTCGCAACAGGAGAGCCTCGATGCCATGGAGAACTTTATGATCGGCAAATGGTTCGACCTGATCGGTATCGAAAACGATCTTTACAGACGCTGGGGGAGCGATGATTAA
- a CDS encoding cupin domain-containing protein translates to MKNLFEYPPPAEGEETLELLLRRGAVRIERIASNRARTEWYDQDEEEWVVLLEGTAELEIEARQVTLKRGDMLHLPAHCRHRVLSTSDDALWLAVFMRDISAVG, encoded by the coding sequence ATGAAGAATCTTTTTGAGTATCCCCCTCCGGCGGAGGGAGAAGAGACGCTGGAGCTACTGCTGCGCCGCGGCGCGGTCCGGATCGAGCGGATCGCCTCGAACCGGGCGCGGACGGAGTGGTACGATCAGGATGAGGAGGAGTGGGTCGTGCTGCTCGAAGGGACGGCGGAGCTCGAGATCGAGGCACGGCAGGTCACGCTGAAGCGCGGCGACATGCTGCATCTGCCGGCCCACTGCCGCCACCGGGTGCTTTCGACCTCGGATGACGCCCTATGGCTGGCGGTTTTTATGAGAGATATATCAGCGGTTGGTTAG
- a CDS encoding NAD(P)/FAD-dependent oxidoreductase: MTKRVIIVGGGYAGVRAMQHLSARPYIQVTLIDKNPFHYLQTEAYALIAQQATLVDVTVDLPALCESYAYAAFVKAEVTGIDFEAKKVVTETRDYYYDYIILAMGSRTFFPDTIPGLHDYAHGVKSLKNAFRFRQQFEQQLFARMNSEGDEECRRFNIVVAGAGLSGVEIAAELADYTGWFMQKNRMLCDSIDVHLIASRDEVLAGMHPYLQAKAKARLQKLGVNVIFGSRVAAVEPNEAVLDSGRRVAFDFMIYAGGIIAPRLVHTLDVERNKKGQIAVHRTLAIVGKEDAFAIGDVADIRAEDGRPLPATANGAEKSAALAVLNLLRCNRSEPMLERSIRLEGYMVALGRFNAAVVIFGRIKFSGFLGYVMKRLITDRYKFLLDSTAYKAFRRRPKG, from the coding sequence ATGACAAAACGCGTCATCATCGTCGGCGGCGGGTATGCCGGCGTCCGCGCGATGCAGCATTTGAGCGCACGCCCCTATATCCAGGTAACCCTGATCGACAAAAACCCTTTTCACTATCTTCAGACCGAAGCCTACGCGCTGATCGCCCAGCAGGCGACCCTGGTCGATGTCACCGTCGATCTGCCCGCGCTCTGCGAGAGCTATGCCTACGCCGCCTTCGTCAAAGCCGAAGTGACGGGCATCGACTTCGAGGCGAAAAAGGTCGTGACCGAGACGCGCGATTACTACTATGACTACATCATTCTGGCGATGGGGAGCAGAACCTTCTTTCCCGATACGATCCCGGGCCTGCACGACTATGCCCACGGGGTCAAAAGCCTCAAAAACGCCTTCCGCTTCCGGCAGCAGTTCGAACAGCAGCTCTTTGCGCGCATGAACAGCGAGGGGGACGAAGAGTGCCGCCGTTTCAATATCGTCGTCGCCGGGGCAGGACTCAGCGGCGTCGAGATCGCCGCCGAACTGGCGGATTACACCGGCTGGTTCATGCAGAAAAACCGGATGCTCTGCGACAGCATCGACGTCCACCTGATCGCTTCGCGCGATGAAGTACTTGCGGGCATGCACCCCTATTTGCAGGCCAAGGCGAAGGCACGACTGCAGAAACTCGGGGTGAATGTCATTTTCGGCAGCCGCGTCGCTGCGGTGGAGCCGAACGAAGCCGTGCTCGACAGCGGCAGGAGGGTCGCTTTCGATTTCATGATCTACGCCGGCGGCATCATTGCGCCGAGGCTGGTGCATACACTGGACGTCGAACGCAACAAAAAGGGGCAGATCGCCGTGCACCGTACGTTGGCGATCGTCGGGAAAGAGGACGCGTTCGCGATCGGCGACGTGGCGGATATCCGTGCCGAAGACGGCCGTCCGCTGCCCGCGACGGCCAACGGGGCGGAGAAGAGTGCCGCGCTCGCAGTCCTCAATCTGCTGCGCTGCAACCGCAGCGAACCGATGCTGGAACGGTCGATCCGCCTGGAGGGGTACATGGTCGCCCTGGGGCGGTTCAACGCGGCCGTCGTCATCTTCGGACGGATCAAATTCTCCGGCTTCCTTGGCTACGTGATGAAACGGCTCATCACCGACCGCTACAAGTTCCTGCTCGACAGCACGGCCTACAAGGCGTTCCGCCGTCGTCCCAAAGGCTGA
- a CDS encoding P-loop NTPase — MSRPAKRTRFIAVTSGKGGVGKSTITSNLALLLSISGLKVAVFDADIGLANLDVMFNVTAKHNILHVLKGEAALKDVVIPIRKNLLLIPGESGEEIFRYCDAEMFERLIGDAGVLDDIDIMLIDTGAGIGEHTQLFLQSADDVIVVTVPDPAAITDAYATIKVTARRRKDIKMILNQVHSPKEAHNIFAKISSVANTHIGPDLRLELLGEMTRDDKVAYAVKRRSSFVREFPTARPTRELQAIAQNIMADIDRSVTVQASESGIAGLFKRLLEQF, encoded by the coding sequence ATGAGCCGCCCGGCCAAGCGCACCCGGTTTATCGCCGTCACCAGTGGCAAGGGCGGGGTCGGCAAAAGCACGATCACCTCCAACCTGGCGCTGCTGCTCTCCATCAGCGGCCTGAAGGTGGCGGTCTTCGACGCCGATATCGGTCTGGCGAACCTGGACGTCATGTTCAACGTGACGGCAAAGCACAATATTCTGCACGTCCTCAAGGGGGAGGCAGCGCTGAAGGATGTCGTCATCCCCATCCGGAAGAACCTGCTGCTGATCCCCGGCGAGAGCGGGGAGGAGATCTTCCGCTACTGCGATGCGGAGATGTTCGAGCGGCTTATCGGCGATGCAGGGGTGCTTGACGACATCGACATCATGCTGATCGACACCGGGGCGGGCATAGGCGAGCACACGCAGCTTTTCCTGCAATCCGCCGATGACGTGATCGTCGTCACGGTACCGGACCCCGCGGCCATTACGGACGCTTATGCCACGATCAAGGTGACGGCGCGCCGCCGCAAGGATATCAAGATGATCCTCAACCAGGTCCACAGCCCCAAAGAGGCCCACAACATCTTCGCGAAGATCAGCAGTGTCGCCAATACGCATATCGGGCCGGATCTTCGCCTCGAGCTGCTCGGAGAGATGACCCGGGATGACAAGGTCGCCTATGCGGTCAAGCGGCGATCGAGTTTTGTACGGGAGTTCCCCACCGCCAGGCCGACCCGGGAGCTGCAGGCGATTGCGCAGAACATCATGGCCGATATCGACCGCAGCGTCACGGTACAGGCAAGCGAAAGCGGCATTGCCGGACTCTTCAAACGTTTGTTGGAGCAGTTCTGA
- the tmk gene encoding dTMP kinase translates to MYLVLEGIDTAGKSTQMAALRERFPDACFTKEPGGTPAGERIRSLLLETGVRSERAEMLLFLADRSEHIEEVVLPHRSELIVSDRSVISGMAYAMVKQAFEPDELLHLNRFATGGVLPDFAVVLKLEEPELRRRLAGKEQDAIESRGTEYLLAIQDELERAARLLGIPTLVIDAALDVDTITEQIEEIIITKGES, encoded by the coding sequence ATGTACCTTGTCCTAGAGGGGATCGATACCGCCGGGAAGTCGACCCAGATGGCAGCCCTGAGGGAGCGTTTCCCCGATGCCTGTTTCACCAAGGAACCCGGCGGCACGCCTGCCGGGGAGCGGATCCGCTCCCTGCTCCTGGAGACGGGGGTCCGGTCCGAGCGCGCGGAGATGCTGCTCTTCCTGGCCGACCGCAGCGAGCATATCGAGGAGGTCGTCCTTCCCCACCGCTCCGAACTGATCGTCTCGGACCGTTCGGTCATTTCGGGGATGGCCTACGCCATGGTCAAGCAGGCGTTCGAGCCCGACGAACTGCTCCACCTCAACCGCTTTGCCACGGGAGGGGTGCTGCCCGACTTCGCCGTCGTATTGAAGCTGGAAGAACCCGAGCTCAGACGCCGTCTCGCCGGCAAAGAGCAGGACGCCATCGAGTCCCGGGGCACCGAGTACCTGCTGGCGATTCAGGATGAACTGGAGCGGGCCGCCCGGCTGCTGGGGATCCCGACCCTCGTCATCGATGCCGCGCTGGACGTCGATACGATCACCGAACAGATCGAAGAAATTATCATCACCAAAGGAGAGTCATGA
- the mqnF gene encoding aminofutalosine deaminase family hydrolase codes for MTILIPSAILTPTGIMTEHAVAFEETIVAVAPSDTLQARFPDADILEAEGPTLLMPGLINPHVHLEFSANKTTLKYGNFLTWLYSVIEEREALVNACGRECLDRTIAMMLSNGITAFGAISSHGLDLEAAAAAPQKVVFFNEVIGSQAAMADALYGDFLQRLDASKSVERPGFFSAVAVHSPYSVHPALIKRALRVARDEGLVTTAHYLESPAEREWLDRNEGEFKPFFHELLQQEYAVNDAAGFLELFTDTPTLMTHVVQAQPTELEALSRAGHTVIHCPVSNRLLGNGAIDLDALEAHELTWLTGTDGLSSNYALDLFEEMKIALFMHSETPLLPLARRLLNSVTVDAAKALRLNCGEIAEGKAADMLWLELDHTPSDDTPLHLLLQRYPFRRIFIDGISPKG; via the coding sequence ATGACGATTCTCATTCCCTCCGCGATTCTCACACCGACCGGCATCATGACCGAACACGCCGTCGCCTTCGAGGAGACCATCGTCGCCGTCGCGCCTTCCGATACGCTCCAAGCGCGTTTCCCCGACGCCGATATCCTCGAAGCGGAGGGGCCGACGCTGCTGATGCCCGGCCTGATCAATCCCCATGTCCATCTCGAATTCAGCGCCAATAAAACGACCCTGAAATACGGCAATTTCCTCACCTGGCTCTACAGCGTGATCGAGGAGCGCGAAGCGCTCGTCAATGCCTGCGGCCGGGAGTGCCTCGATCGCACGATCGCCATGATGCTCAGTAACGGCATCACGGCCTTCGGGGCCATCAGCTCCCACGGCCTGGACCTTGAAGCCGCCGCCGCCGCGCCGCAGAAAGTCGTCTTTTTCAATGAGGTCATCGGCTCGCAGGCGGCGATGGCCGACGCCCTGTACGGGGATTTCCTGCAGCGTCTCGATGCCTCGAAAAGCGTCGAACGCCCCGGTTTTTTCTCCGCCGTCGCCGTCCACTCCCCCTACTCTGTCCACCCCGCCCTCATCAAGCGCGCCCTGCGGGTTGCACGGGACGAAGGGCTCGTCACGACAGCCCACTACCTCGAAAGCCCGGCCGAGCGGGAGTGGCTCGACCGGAACGAAGGAGAGTTCAAACCCTTCTTCCACGAGCTGCTCCAGCAAGAGTATGCCGTCAACGATGCCGCGGGCTTCCTCGAACTGTTCACCGACACGCCGACCCTGATGACCCATGTCGTCCAGGCACAGCCCACAGAGCTCGAAGCCCTCTCCCGCGCAGGCCATACCGTCATCCACTGTCCCGTATCCAACCGGCTTCTGGGCAACGGCGCCATCGACCTTGACGCCCTCGAAGCCCATGAACTTACCTGGCTGACGGGGACCGACGGACTCAGCTCCAACTACGCCCTCGACCTCTTCGAAGAGATGAAAATAGCGCTCTTCATGCATTCGGAGACCCCGCTGCTTCCCCTGGCCCGCCGCCTGCTCAACAGCGTCACCGTCGATGCGGCGAAGGCCCTGCGCCTCAACTGCGGCGAAATCGCCGAAGGGAAAGCCGCCGACATGCTCTGGCTTGAGCTGGACCATACCCCCAGCGACGACACGCCGCTGCATCTGCTGCTGCAGCGCTACCCCTTCCGCCGAATCTTTATCGACGGGATCTCCCCCAAAGGATAA
- the sppA gene encoding signal peptide peptidase SppA: MHFLKMLFAPLGAIIDYIQNHFKALLFVLLLFVLFFPMPDDGFESVNLQRIELNGPIIDTTEVVRSLEEARGNPQIEGVLLVADSPGGAVAPSVEVAYAVKRLRETKPVVVYAKGMLASGSYYASIWADEIIANPGAMVGSIGVIMQGANLQGLMEKVGIGTQVVKAGKYKQAGTPDRTWTPYERAEIEKVIKDTYAMFVHDVADARGLDPDKSSVYADAHIFTARQAKAVGLIDSVGVEYDARQRLEARSGVSDPVWSEESDMERFFRALGVEGTSMMQLYFPHMVLK; the protein is encoded by the coding sequence ATGCACTTTTTGAAAATGCTGTTTGCCCCCCTGGGCGCGATAATCGACTATATCCAGAACCACTTCAAGGCGCTGCTGTTCGTGCTGCTGCTTTTCGTGCTCTTTTTCCCGATGCCCGACGACGGGTTTGAAAGCGTTAATCTCCAGCGCATCGAACTGAACGGCCCTATTATCGATACGACCGAGGTCGTCCGTTCCCTGGAGGAGGCCCGGGGCAATCCCCAGATCGAGGGGGTACTGCTCGTTGCCGACTCCCCCGGCGGCGCCGTGGCCCCCTCCGTCGAAGTGGCCTATGCGGTCAAACGGCTGCGTGAGACCAAACCCGTGGTCGTCTACGCCAAGGGAATGCTTGCGAGCGGCAGCTACTACGCTTCCATCTGGGCCGACGAGATCATCGCCAACCCCGGCGCCATGGTCGGTTCCATCGGTGTCATTATGCAGGGCGCGAACCTGCAGGGTCTGATGGAAAAAGTCGGTATCGGCACCCAGGTCGTCAAGGCCGGCAAATACAAACAGGCCGGCACGCCGGACCGTACCTGGACCCCCTATGAACGGGCCGAGATCGAAAAAGTCATTAAAGACACCTATGCGATGTTCGTTCACGATGTTGCCGATGCGCGCGGCCTTGACCCCGATAAAAGCAGCGTCTATGCCGATGCGCACATCTTTACGGCACGCCAGGCGAAAGCCGTTGGCCTTATTGACAGCGTTGGTGTCGAATACGATGCGCGGCAGCGTCTCGAAGCGCGCAGCGGCGTCTCCGACCCCGTCTGGAGCGAAGAGAGCGATATGGAACGTTTTTTCCGCGCCCTCGGCGTGGAAGGGACCAGCATGATGCAACTTTATTTCCCGCATATGGTTCTCAAATAA
- the aroQ gene encoding type II 3-dehydroquinate dehydratase, which translates to MKIAVIQGPNLNMLGVREQQIYGPMKLEQIHQQMKEFADQNGVEVEFFQSNLEGEIVDRIQECYGDADGIILNAAAYTHTSIAIRDAISAVNLPTLEVHISNIARREEFRQQNMIAPVCTSSIVGFGPFGYHLAMVGMLQIFNEIRVAKQAAQQAAQQA; encoded by the coding sequence ATGAAAATTGCAGTCATTCAGGGACCGAACCTCAATATGCTCGGCGTCCGTGAACAGCAGATTTACGGGCCGATGAAGCTTGAACAGATCCACCAGCAGATGAAAGAGTTCGCTGACCAGAACGGCGTGGAAGTCGAGTTTTTCCAGAGCAACCTTGAGGGCGAGATCGTTGACCGCATCCAGGAGTGTTACGGCGACGCGGACGGCATCATCCTCAACGCCGCGGCCTACACCCATACTTCCATCGCGATCCGCGATGCGATCTCCGCCGTCAACCTGCCGACGCTCGAGGTCCATATCAGCAACATTGCACGCCGCGAAGAGTTCAGACAGCAGAACATGATCGCGCCGGTGTGCACCTCTTCCATCGTCGGCTTCGGCCCGTTCGGTTACCACCTCGCCATGGTCGGTATGCTGCAGATCTTCAATGAAATCCGTGTGGCAAAACAGGCGGCGCAGCAGGCGGCGCAGCAGGCCTGA
- a CDS encoding shikimate kinase, with protein sequence MAKNIILIGFMGVGKGSIAREIVKQHPMVALDTDDVIESMENRKIKKIFEEEGEAYFRAIEQHVAEWLESDVRNTLISTGGGFFKVKNLKKIGTVVLLHADFDTIHRRILAHPNAEKKLKKRPLFQDEARARALYDEREKHYMKAADIVIDVEGKSPEKIAKEIIKKVIRK encoded by the coding sequence ATGGCAAAGAACATTATTTTGATCGGATTCATGGGAGTCGGCAAGGGCAGCATCGCCCGGGAGATCGTGAAACAGCACCCCATGGTTGCCCTCGATACGGACGACGTGATCGAAAGCATGGAGAACCGGAAGATCAAGAAGATCTTTGAGGAGGAGGGTGAAGCGTATTTCCGCGCCATCGAACAGCATGTCGCCGAGTGGCTCGAATCGGATGTGCGCAATACGCTCATCTCGACGGGCGGCGGTTTTTTCAAAGTCAAGAACCTGAAAAAGATCGGTACCGTCGTCCTGCTGCATGCGGATTTCGACACGATACACCGCCGCATCCTCGCCCACCCGAATGCGGAAAAAAAGCTCAAAAAGCGCCCGCTTTTCCAGGATGAAGCCCGTGCCAGGGCCCTGTACGATGAGCGGGAAAAACACTATATGAAGGCGGCCGACATCGTCATCGATGTCGAAGGCAAAAGCCCCGAGAAGATCGCGAAAGAGATCATCAAAAAGGTGATCAGGAAATGA
- the folK gene encoding 2-amino-4-hydroxy-6-hydroxymethyldihydropteridine diphosphokinase: MIERRLSSGLVLIRTGQFPGLFPGRGLPHRAVVGIGGNLGDVVRRFERLLVHLRRDPLLNVLSASALLQNPPFGYADQPDFINGVLLIETTLPPRALMRHLLRIERRFRRVRTFANAPRTLDLDLLFYDRRQLDYPDLTVPHPHWRERESVVIPLSLLPGRTR, from the coding sequence ATGATCGAGCGGCGGCTCTCCTCCGGCCTGGTCCTGATCCGCACAGGTCAGTTTCCCGGCCTCTTCCCCGGTCGCGGTCTGCCGCACAGGGCGGTTGTCGGGATCGGGGGCAACCTGGGAGACGTCGTCAGACGCTTCGAACGGCTGCTCGTCCACCTTCGCCGCGACCCGCTCCTCAACGTGCTTTCCGCTTCAGCGCTGCTGCAGAACCCCCCGTTCGGCTATGCGGACCAACCCGACTTCATCAACGGGGTGCTTCTCATCGAGACGACACTGCCGCCGCGCGCGCTGATGCGTCACCTACTGCGCATCGAGCGCCGATTCCGGCGGGTACGCACCTTTGCCAACGCACCGCGGACCCTGGACCTCGATCTCCTCTTTTATGACCGGAGACAGCTGGATTATCCGGATTTGACCGTTCCCCATCCGCATTGGCGTGAGCGCGAAAGCGTCGTGATCCCGCTCTCTTTGCTGCCGGGGAGGACGCGATGA
- the coaD gene encoding pantetheine-phosphate adenylyltransferase — protein sequence MIKTALYPGTFDPITNGHYDIIARALKLFDRVIVAVAESHTKKPMFTLDERVSMAHAAVGGLEHVEVIGFDNLTIDLAREYGADILIRGLRAVSDFEYELQLGYLNHSLDANVETVYLMPSLRNAFVSSSIVRNLLTFNGKTEHLLPAEVEAIIRGMDSCTLS from the coding sequence ATGATTAAAACAGCACTCTATCCGGGGACCTTCGACCCCATCACCAACGGGCACTACGACATCATCGCACGGGCGCTCAAACTCTTCGACCGCGTCATCGTCGCCGTCGCCGAGTCGCACACGAAAAAGCCGATGTTCACCCTGGATGAGCGCGTCAGCATGGCCCATGCCGCCGTCGGGGGCCTCGAGCATGTCGAGGTGATCGGCTTTGACAATCTCACCATAGACCTGGCGCGCGAATACGGTGCTGATATCCTGATCCGCGGTCTGCGCGCCGTCAGCGATTTCGAATACGAATTGCAGCTGGGCTATTTGAACCATTCGCTCGATGCGAACGTCGAAACGGTCTACCTGATGCCCAGTCTGAGAAACGCCTTTGTCAGCTCCTCCATCGTGCGCAATCTGCTCACCTTCAACGGCAAAACGGAGCACCTGCTGCCCGCCGAGGTGGAAGCCATCATCCGGGGAATGGACTCATGTACCTTGTCCTAG